A single window of Acidimicrobiales bacterium DNA harbors:
- a CDS encoding glycosyl transferase, translated as MSLDGKVPRLVHLTTTDMSLDWLLGPQLAAFAAAGFEVIGVSADGPHVERLRSRWGVEHVALRHSTRARDPISDLRAACEFFSLLRRLRPDLVHTHNPKPGIYGRIVARLAGVPVVVNTQHGLYATSDDPLPKRILVYAVERLAAVFSDMELVQSREDLRTLAALRVPGRKLRWLGNGVDLGRYSPASAEAGARVRVRAEWGVPQQAVVVGSVGRLVREKGWEDFFAAAGRLRDKGEVVFVAVGPREPGKPDALDEHDLEEAERSGVLVVGERHDMVDVYSAFDVFVLASRREGFPRSAMEAAAMALPLVVTDVRGCREVVDDGVNGFLYPPGNVAKLVEILSALVADEAKRQRMGAASRRKALAEFDQRRVITTTLDVYRELLERAARRRPLRARFLRARASSE; from the coding sequence ATGAGTCTCGACGGGAAGGTACCTCGTCTCGTCCACCTCACCACGACGGACATGAGCCTCGACTGGCTCCTCGGACCACAGTTGGCGGCCTTCGCCGCCGCCGGTTTCGAAGTGATCGGAGTCTCCGCCGACGGACCTCATGTGGAGCGGCTGAGATCGCGGTGGGGAGTGGAGCACGTGGCCCTGCGTCATTCCACCCGGGCACGGGATCCGATCTCGGATCTACGTGCCGCCTGCGAGTTCTTCTCGCTGCTGAGGAGGTTGCGTCCCGACCTCGTCCACACCCACAACCCCAAGCCCGGCATCTACGGCAGGATCGTCGCTCGACTCGCCGGTGTGCCCGTGGTTGTCAACACCCAACACGGCCTCTACGCGACCTCCGACGATCCTCTCCCGAAGAGGATCCTCGTCTACGCGGTGGAGCGTCTGGCCGCTGTGTTCTCGGACATGGAACTGGTGCAGAGTCGAGAGGACCTGCGAACGCTCGCGGCGTTGCGCGTGCCCGGCAGGAAGCTGCGCTGGTTGGGAAACGGGGTCGACCTCGGTCGGTACAGCCCCGCGAGCGCCGAGGCAGGTGCGAGGGTTCGTGTGAGAGCCGAGTGGGGAGTCCCGCAGCAGGCCGTCGTGGTCGGATCTGTCGGTCGGCTGGTCCGCGAAAAGGGGTGGGAGGACTTTTTTGCGGCGGCGGGACGGCTGCGCGACAAAGGGGAAGTCGTGTTCGTAGCCGTCGGACCGCGTGAGCCGGGGAAGCCCGACGCGCTCGACGAGCACGATCTCGAAGAAGCCGAACGCTCTGGTGTCCTGGTGGTCGGAGAGCGCCACGACATGGTGGACGTCTATTCGGCGTTCGACGTGTTCGTCCTGGCTTCCCGAAGAGAGGGATTCCCCCGTTCCGCCATGGAGGCGGCTGCGATGGCCCTGCCTCTCGTGGTCACCGACGTCCGAGGATGCAGGGAAGTGGTGGACGACGGTGTGAACGGGTTTCTCTACCCCCCGGGGAACGTGGCGAAGTTGGTCGAAATCCTCTCCGCTCTCGTGGCCGACGAGGCCAAGCGCCAGCGGATGGGGGCGGCCTCGAGACGCAAGGCGCTCGCAGAGTTCGATCAGCGCCGCGTGATCACGACCACTCTCGACGTCTACCGGGAGCTGCTGGAACGTGCAGCGAGACGTCGGCCTCTGCGTGCCCGGTTCCTACGCGCACGGGCGAGTTCCGAGTAG